The DNA segment acagaccctGTTTAAGGAGGATATTACATTGCAGTAACTGTACTGTTGAGCTTTGGGAGCTTTCTGTACTGCAGTGTAGGAAGGGAAGGTATAAATGGATATCTAGTTCGCACATTAAGTCAAGATGcttatcaaaatattttcttgtccTTTCTTTGTTCCAAGTGTAAGAGGTAAACCAGGGTTAAACAAGCATGCACCGTTTGAGAGATTCTACTCTCAGCTAAATAGATTCATAATCAATAATTCTGGATCGTTTTATAAATTTCACATACTCAGCACACTGCAGTCACAAAATTATCACAACAACTGATTAGGACCTTATTtcatgacaaattaataaataccattcaaaagtttgggttcagtaatttgtttaaaggaaattaatacttttattcagcaagaacggattaaattgataaatgtggcagtaaagacaattataatgcaacttttttaaatacatgcgtcttttgaactttccattcatcaaataatcttgcTCTCATATAATTACACAATTTTGATGGATTTCTCACGCACACAGGAGCCAAACAAATCAAATGATTTATAAtctgaaaaagaaatatgatgtaTGCCACAACTGTCTAATATCTGGCACTTTTCCATGTACTCTTTCTGCTATATGCTTGAAGTTGATGGTCACTGTCTCTCTTCAGAAAATTTCATCTATGAAATAATAATCGAATGCCAAGTTAAATGTTGGGCAAGAATCAACTTGGTATGtaatggaaatgtatgcaaaagtAAACATTATTGGAGACATATCAATGTCTTTATTAGCTCACTTATAAAttagtgaaaatgtaaaaaaaataaaaataaattatatatatatatatatatttttttttttttttctaaaatgtatctttttttaaagaatgcacatttttaagattttttcagatattaggattttatttttgCAAGACCTAATAAATTGAGCTGAAAGACAGGCATCACTGTGAATCATGGAGATGTAGCGAGATCCTGGCACTGTCACAAAAAAGGgctgtgattttattttgattcatgatGTCAAATCGCAGTTTTATTCATGCCGACTGACTCTGAAATCATCAATCTTAATATATGCGGTTCCCTTAGGATCCCTGAAGCTCTCGTCTCACTGTTGCTAAACGTCTTCATCTGCATTCACGTCTTCTTCTCCATTCTCCGACTCCTGTGCTTTTCTCAGTTCTTCCCTGCCCTTCTCACTCTGATAATAGTCTGACTCAATCCACCCGGGGCAGCTGGACAACGTCACAAAGATGTCTTCGTCTACTTCTGTCACTTTGTGCACTCTTTGCTTTATGCCTTTGGAATACCACCGTGGAGTAGGGACTTTTTCTCTGGGGTTGGTGGCCTTGTATAACCCCTCACCTTCAGCCAGAGTGATCTTATATTTGTGCTTTGGGCACACAATACAGAGCTTGCTGTTGATTTCCTGTGCATGAAACATTAAACGGGTCAGAGTTCACATGAGAGGTAACAATGTGTGTCAAGTGCATTTATGGATCACTGAATGAGTTCTACTTCAGCAAAAATGGCTTTACCTCAATATCTCCGGGCTCTAAACTACTGCCggcatctgtaaaaaaaaaaagggtcattaGCAAACATATGGACTAAGCTGACTCGAGCAAATGCCTTTTTGATTCTGGGCTTTTGCCTCTGGAATTGGACTTGGCACACATCCGCAACAGCAATGTTACAGTGCTAAATCTGCTACTTTGTCTCCCTCTAGTGCAGAGAAATAAGCAAAGATGCTTTTCATGCTACTCACGGTAACACTGCAGGTCCATTGCATAGAAAGTTCTTTGATGATATATAATAAGAATGTCTCTTCCATCTAGAGTCACATTCATTCTCTTGGCCTGAACAAGATCTTCTTTCTTGCCAATAAAATACATACGAGGAGGCTTGTTTTCATCCATGGATGTAGTGTGGTTTTAATTATGTcttctgtgaaaatataaatatgttttatgaatatcATCCACTTAAATGAAGGTGCTTAAGTTACATGTGCTTGTCCTTCAGCTTAAAATTAGCAGGTGTTTGTTTGAAAGTAAGACATGTTAGTAGGAATTAAAGGGATAGAAATTGGGATAGATTccaaaaaatgtcatcatttactcaccctcgagttgttccaaacttgtatgaatttctttcttctgttgaacacaaaagaagctgTTGTGAAAAATGTtgctaaccaaacagtttctggtccccgtTGACTTCATtgatagtatttttatttttccatatatggaagtcagtggggaccagcattgtatatatatgcacacatataaCCTTTACATATATGTTGTAAAATTAGTTTCTGGTCCCTCAAACAGAAGTCATATCATTCATATGTCCAGTTACCCAGTGTTTGTATAAGATTATATAAACCAACACTTTAGAGGGAATAAACCAACGAGTTacaaatagtataaaatatacaaaattaaaatgtaataatagcctatataattgtatataaaacagcattttctatttgacaagaattacaaatataatgcTAAAAAGTCAATTATGTTAAGATAAATCAGCTACACCTTCTCAGGCCAGCTAGGCCTTCTGTCACATATCAAATAAgtttactaaaaacaaaatgctCCAGTATTTAACacatgtatcaaaatatattttcactcattaaatttttttaaattagcctttTAACTTTACATAGCAACATAAATGGACATCGCTGAGCAAATATTTTAAGCAGTGTTACCCTGTCCTGTTCCAGGTCGCTGTGAATCTAGTGAAACGTAGGTTAAGAATGGTTTAAGTTTGTTCTAGTCTGCAGAGGATGGCGTTATCTCGAGCACACCGACTGCTGCGTTCAGCCCTATCAGCCCCTCAGATCAGGACCCTCTCAGTGCGTTTAACATTATCTTTGTTCaatgaataaaactgaatgaCACACCACTAACGGACACATTAATACATGCGATTTCTCTGATATCAGAAGGAGGTTTCATAAAGTTCCATGATTGTAATTTGCCCATCTGTCTTTCAGGATTGCGTGTaatcattttattccaaaaaaaaaaaaaaaaaaaactattaaatgcatttttttacattcaaagTCCAGCTCATCAAATAACACTATCTGTTATTATAACCATAACAAACAATAAAGTGTTTCGATCAATTACTCCTATTATTTAAATTACCACTGAAGGAACCAATCAGAGAGCGACTCTCACTGCGTACTCTTCAACGTCATCTTTGCGCAGCAGTTACGCAGCTGCGCCGTCAAAACAGAAATTAGCCTGCATACTAAACTCTTTCCCATGCGCAATTCGTTTATTAATGTGCCAGGTTATGTCGCATCTATTCTAAACATAAAGGAACATTGAATCATTTCCGGCTAGACGTAAGTGAAATGATTTCATCCTAAGCTATAGCTTAAGAGCAGCTAATGTGTGTGTTAGCCTGCTATCTTGTCTAGAAATCGGAAATACAGGCATGCTGCACATAAGCGAGTCCAGTTTCATTAATTAGTGTTTCCAACCCACAATTTGTATTTAAACAACTTAAAACGCATCCAAAAGACTTGTAGTTGACATTTCCTGTCGGAAACCCCTCTTAAATCAGCTGGTTTGAAAGCTGTGTTCCCAAACTGTCTATCGTTACTGTTGTTTCCTGAATGAAcactttcgttttttttttatccattatcATGAGATGTGCTAAAATGACACTGAAGTAGACTTTGAAACTTAtctaaaaccagcaaacagaCAGACCTGCTAACAGCAGCTACGATGAGTTTTTTCTCAGCAGGgtttctgcaaagaaaaaaaaagtataaaatggtAGTTTGAGGTATTTGCAAATGGCATAAGTCTTTTTAGAAAGCATAGTTTAACCTCTACAGTTGCACGTGCTTTACATtatcaaaaactaaataaaaatattaaacaaaacattctccaaataaatattctatataaaatttgtacaaaattatataaaccATAGCCCTTCTTAACTATTGCAACACATCCTTAAACACTTAAAactgttgttaaaatataaaaaatgttataaaaaatttaaattgtacataaacataaaattgtaTACAAAATaggatttttctattttaaaaacagaatatatatatttaattatgtaattataagatgctttaat comes from the Cyprinus carpio isolate SPL01 chromosome B21, ASM1834038v1, whole genome shotgun sequence genome and includes:
- the rfesd gene encoding Rieske domain-containing protein; the encoded protein is MDENKPPRMYFIGKKEDLVQAKRMNVTLDGRDILIIYHQRTFYAMDLQCYHAGSSLEPGDIEEINSKLCIVCPKHKYKITLAEGEGLYKATNPREKVPTPRWYSKGIKQRVHKVTEVDEDIFVTLSSCPGWIESDYYQSEKGREELRKAQESENGEEDVNADEDV